In Neodiprion pinetum isolate iyNeoPine1 chromosome 6, iyNeoPine1.2, whole genome shotgun sequence, one genomic interval encodes:
- the LOC124221738 gene encoding PWWP domain-containing protein 2B isoform X3 codes for MDDWLSMTRRRYCRNKFNSRINAEIVIFIRGLPCGVQLPEAVPGGDGDKFASIGARFSYFQEKRAALQVNTPAKIDLRRNINPPARYKNARPTVRLRPRQVLCSKCRSICNENSENVDVSRKRKLAEETTPTRRSDRSRCQPTTAKGQRNLFAENQTENTGPSPAQPSKTPGLQCGTDSGKMNPSLIPKLSRLRPNEINEATQAGGGDKGKQQPQISGGSGSSSSSYWSKDEEDSPGKPEDGRDEAGKRNRSSEFVGNPSTAYSARPRRLSSSSVESAKVPDEEDKKTLAAADSTMRLRTGGGGRVSRKKRSVGSMEDLWDESVFEDPSRTARTTPVIKISFGTQGEGTVMKIPAKIQCSPFDRDGETDTEDTQDAGVELHERDPLELLEQTPIVDLTQLDENEEELRHEAQLQQQLGLGGGKDASAKAAKRALKKAKKEARRKMLGGVSPARSPCNGSPRYNPTSDALSYHRRRHKVKHKKKHKEERKHKGGQGQNGTVVQQEQQEDDVVVGGGGGGGGGGGTVGDQQQKWNVLPGDSYTAIKEQCLKQKLSISLKRLNTNAYARCDYPVSNASSGCKSPGASSDELSEQEPEVDAGETAPDFPPPAHPLVMRLAATPVAHCLTATGRRMDVGDVVWGKIHGFPWWPGKVLSITVSCKEDGTSSGPQAHVAWYGSSTSSLMSCDQLSPFLETFKTRFNKKKRGPYKEAIRQAQTEARSQATPDDADSVLKVCGSPREVNVLS; via the exons ATGGATGATTGGCTCTCGATGACTCGTCGACGATACTgcagaaataaattcaattcgagAATTAATGCAGAGATCGTTATATTTATTCG AGGATTGCCATGCGGCGTTCAACTTCCGGAAGCAGTCCCCGGCGGGGATGGAGACAAGTTCGCATCGATCGGAGCAAGGTTCAGTTACTTCCAAGAGAAACGTGCCGCGTTGCAGGTTAACACGCCGGCGAAGATTGACCTTCGTAGGAACATAAATCCACCGGCGCGTTACAAAAATGCCCGGCCGACGGTGCGTCTCAGGCCGCGACAGGTTCTCTGCAGCAAGTGCAGGTCGATATGTAACGAGAACAGCGAAAACGTTGACGTTAGCAGGAAGCGGAAACTCGCGGAGGAAACTACGCCGACGAGACGGAGCGACAGGAGTCGATGTCAGCCGACGACGGCGAAGGGTCAGCGGAATCTCTTCGCCGAGAACCAGACGGAAAACACCGGACCGTCGCCTGCCCAGCCTTCAAAGACACCGGGGCTGCAGTGCGGCACTGATTCCGGTAAGATGAATCCCTCCCTGATACCGAAACTCTCGAGGCTCCGTCCCAACGAGATAAACGAGGCCACTCAGGCCGGCGGCGGCGACAAGGGGAAACAGCAGCCGCAGATTTCCGGTGGCTCGgggtcctcctcgtcctcctacTGGTCCAAGGACGAAGAGGACTCGCCTGGAAAACCGGAGGACGGTAGGGACGAGGCTGGTAAACGGAATCGGTCATCCGAATTCGTCGGGAATCCATCGACCGCGTATTCCGCACGGCCGAGGCGCCTCAGCAGCTCCTCGGTTGAGAGCGCGAAGGTACCTGACGAGGAGGACAAGAAGACCCTGGCCGCCGCCGACTCGACGATGAGGCTGCGAACCGGCGGCGGTGGACGGGTATCGAGGAAGAAGAGGTCCGTCGGTTCGATGGAGGACCTCTGGGACGAGTCGGTGTTCGAGGACCCGAGCAGGACGGCGCGGACGACGCCGGTTATCAAGATATCTTTCGGCACGCAGGGCGAGGGGACGGTGATGAAGATACCCGCGAAGATACAATGCAGCCCCTTCGACAGGGATGGCGAAACCGACACCGAGGACACCCAGGACGCCGGCGTTGAGTTGCACGAGCGCGATCCTCTCGAACTCCTCGAGCAGACTCCGATCGTCGACTTGACGCAGCTCGACGAGAACGAGGAGGAGCTACGCCACGAGGCTCAACTTCAGCAGCAGCTCGGCCTCGGAGGTGGAAAGGACGCCAGTGCAAAGGCGGCCAAGCGGGCGCTCAAGAAGGCCAAGAAGGAGGCCAGGAGGAAGATGCTCGGTGGTGTTTCTCCGGCCAGATCACCCTGCAACGGATCCCCAAG GTACAACCCGACGTCGGATGCGCTCTCGTACCACCGTCGGAGGCACAAGGTAAAGCACAAGAAGAAGCACAAGGAGGAGCGAAAGCACAAGGGAGGTCAGGGTCAGAATGGCACGGTAGTCCAGCAGGAACAGCAGGAGGATGACGTCGTCGTcggtggag gaggaggaggaggaggaggaggaggaacgGTCGGGGATCAACAGCAAAAATGGAACGTACTTCCAGGGGATTCTTACACGGCCATAAAGGAGCAGTGTCTGAAACAGAAGCTTTCGATATCGCTCAAGAGGCTGAACACGAACGCGTACGCGAGGTGCGATTACCCGGTAAGCAACGCGTCCTCCGGGTGCAAGAGTCCGGGCGCCAGTAGCGACGAACTTAGCGAACAGGAACCGGAAGTCGACGCTGGCGAAACGGCCCCGGATTTTCCGCCCCCGGCGCATCCGCTCGTGATGCGACTCGCCGCCACCCCCGTAGCCCACTGCCTGACGGCCACCGGGAGGCGGATGGACGTGGGCGACGTCGTCTGGGGAAAGATTCACGGGTTTCCATGGTGGCCTGGAAAG GTGCTGAGCATCACCGTGTCGTGCAAGGAAGACGGCACCTCGTCCGGACCCCAGGCTCATGTCGCCTGGTACGGATCGTCGACGAGCTCTCTCATGTCTTGCGATCAGCTGAGTCCGTTCCTCGAAACCTTCAAG ACGCGATTCAACAAGAAGAAACGCGGACCCTATAAGGAAGCCATTAGGCAGGCACAGACTGAAGCTAGAAGTCAGGCTACGCCGGATGATGCCGATAGCGTATTGAAGGTCTGCGGATCTCCCCGCGAAGTTAACGTCCTCTCGTGA
- the LOC124221385 gene encoding uncharacterized protein isoform X1, with product MPLSMRYICVYQAIMLRIMPPEDVQKYAHIKRKSVAFLSSLFRTKKFASSGMRIEDEEMERAPRIETQAVISTAYRNDNNVARIPSTLSVAAAADVVVACQPHPSPSHSTLTLTPGRTRNIDQDMEALRLSRQDNPFLQVLASRESLVESIEESESDDAILMSQELGDADPLTLAQVHEHLVRSPPPATWPHNPIFHFPHHNNQITEHGSQVRLQNDQPQDHNRTRHFLVGKGQPKSPSFRGADSVVELSRSEPSTDTRDRHSHPFSLLNPTPIRSLSEVRRLHRSADDNVQLMSSE from the exons ATGCCGCTGTCTATGCGGTATATTTGCGTATATCAG GCGATTATGCTCCGTATTATGCCGCCAGAGGATGTCCAAAAATACGCCCACATAAAGCGAAAGAGCGTAGCCTTTCTGTCGAGTTTGTTTAGGACGAAAAAGTTTGCCTCGTCAGGAATGCGAATCGAGGACGAAGAAATGGAGCGCGCTCCGCGGATCGAGACACAAGCCG TGATTTCGACCGCTTATCGAAACGACAACAACGTAGCGCGTATCCCGTCGACGCTGAGCGTCGCTGCTGCCGCTGACGTAGTTGTAGCCTGCCAACCCCACCCCTCACCCTCGCACTCTACGCTGACCTTGACTCCGGGAAGGACCAGAAACATTGACCAAGACATGGAGGCGCTCCGGCTCAGTCGTCAGGATAATCCATTTTTGCAG GTCCTGGCGAGTCGAGAGAGCCTTGTGGAGTCGATCGAGGAGTCAGAATCCGACGACGCGATCCTGATGTCTCAG GAACTCGGAGACGCGGATCCGCTGACCCTCGCCCAAGTCCACGAACACCTTGTGCGAAGTCCACCGCCGGCTACATGGCCACACAACCCGATATTCCATTTCCCTCACCACAACAACCAGATCACCGAACACGGCAGTCAGGTCAGACTGCAGAACGATCAGCCTCAGGATCACAACCGGACGCGACACTTCCTCGTCGGCAAGGGACAACCCAAGAGTCCTAGTTTCCGAGGCGCCGACAGCGTTGTCGAACTCTCCAGGAGCGAACCTTCCACCGATACGAGAG ATCGTCACTCGCATCCGTTTTCCTTGCTGAATCCAACGCCGATACGATCTCTGTCGGAGGTGAGACGCCTGCACAGATCAGCGGACGACAACGTCCAGCTGATGTCCTCGGAGTAG
- the LOC124221738 gene encoding PWWP domain-containing protein 2A isoform X1, with product MADSGAPTELGLVKGEKILVSVESMLPDIVVVSFEHGTKLFQGALLDATKRLITHNIRGRCCRGLPCGVQLPEAVPGGDGDKFASIGARFSYFQEKRAALQVNTPAKIDLRRNINPPARYKNARPTVRLRPRQVLCSKCRSICNENSENVDVSRKRKLAEETTPTRRSDRSRCQPTTAKGQRNLFAENQTENTGPSPAQPSKTPGLQCGTDSGKMNPSLIPKLSRLRPNEINEATQAGGGDKGKQQPQISGGSGSSSSSYWSKDEEDSPGKPEDGRDEAGKRNRSSEFVGNPSTAYSARPRRLSSSSVESAKVPDEEDKKTLAAADSTMRLRTGGGGRVSRKKRSVGSMEDLWDESVFEDPSRTARTTPVIKISFGTQGEGTVMKIPAKIQCSPFDRDGETDTEDTQDAGVELHERDPLELLEQTPIVDLTQLDENEEELRHEAQLQQQLGLGGGKDASAKAAKRALKKAKKEARRKMLGGVSPARSPCNGSPRYNPTSDALSYHRRRHKVKHKKKHKEERKHKGGQGQNGTVVQQEQQEDDVVVGGGGGGGGGGGTVGDQQQKWNVLPGDSYTAIKEQCLKQKLSISLKRLNTNAYARCDYPVSNASSGCKSPGASSDELSEQEPEVDAGETAPDFPPPAHPLVMRLAATPVAHCLTATGRRMDVGDVVWGKIHGFPWWPGKVLSITVSCKEDGTSSGPQAHVAWYGSSTSSLMSCDQLSPFLETFKTRFNKKKRGPYKEAIRQAQTEARSQATPDDADSVLKVCGSPREVNVLS from the exons ATGGCGGACTCGGGAGCCCCGACCGAGCTGGGTCTCGTTAAAGGTGAAAAAATCCTCGTGAGCGTGGAATCAATGCTGCCAGACATCGTTGTCGTGTCGTTTGAACACGGGACTAAATTGTTTCAAGGGGCGCTGCTCGACGCTACGAAAAG ACTAATTACACACAATATCCGGGGACGTTGTTGCAGAGGATTGCCATGCGGCGTTCAACTTCCGGAAGCAGTCCCCGGCGGGGATGGAGACAAGTTCGCATCGATCGGAGCAAGGTTCAGTTACTTCCAAGAGAAACGTGCCGCGTTGCAGGTTAACACGCCGGCGAAGATTGACCTTCGTAGGAACATAAATCCACCGGCGCGTTACAAAAATGCCCGGCCGACGGTGCGTCTCAGGCCGCGACAGGTTCTCTGCAGCAAGTGCAGGTCGATATGTAACGAGAACAGCGAAAACGTTGACGTTAGCAGGAAGCGGAAACTCGCGGAGGAAACTACGCCGACGAGACGGAGCGACAGGAGTCGATGTCAGCCGACGACGGCGAAGGGTCAGCGGAATCTCTTCGCCGAGAACCAGACGGAAAACACCGGACCGTCGCCTGCCCAGCCTTCAAAGACACCGGGGCTGCAGTGCGGCACTGATTCCGGTAAGATGAATCCCTCCCTGATACCGAAACTCTCGAGGCTCCGTCCCAACGAGATAAACGAGGCCACTCAGGCCGGCGGCGGCGACAAGGGGAAACAGCAGCCGCAGATTTCCGGTGGCTCGgggtcctcctcgtcctcctacTGGTCCAAGGACGAAGAGGACTCGCCTGGAAAACCGGAGGACGGTAGGGACGAGGCTGGTAAACGGAATCGGTCATCCGAATTCGTCGGGAATCCATCGACCGCGTATTCCGCACGGCCGAGGCGCCTCAGCAGCTCCTCGGTTGAGAGCGCGAAGGTACCTGACGAGGAGGACAAGAAGACCCTGGCCGCCGCCGACTCGACGATGAGGCTGCGAACCGGCGGCGGTGGACGGGTATCGAGGAAGAAGAGGTCCGTCGGTTCGATGGAGGACCTCTGGGACGAGTCGGTGTTCGAGGACCCGAGCAGGACGGCGCGGACGACGCCGGTTATCAAGATATCTTTCGGCACGCAGGGCGAGGGGACGGTGATGAAGATACCCGCGAAGATACAATGCAGCCCCTTCGACAGGGATGGCGAAACCGACACCGAGGACACCCAGGACGCCGGCGTTGAGTTGCACGAGCGCGATCCTCTCGAACTCCTCGAGCAGACTCCGATCGTCGACTTGACGCAGCTCGACGAGAACGAGGAGGAGCTACGCCACGAGGCTCAACTTCAGCAGCAGCTCGGCCTCGGAGGTGGAAAGGACGCCAGTGCAAAGGCGGCCAAGCGGGCGCTCAAGAAGGCCAAGAAGGAGGCCAGGAGGAAGATGCTCGGTGGTGTTTCTCCGGCCAGATCACCCTGCAACGGATCCCCAAG GTACAACCCGACGTCGGATGCGCTCTCGTACCACCGTCGGAGGCACAAGGTAAAGCACAAGAAGAAGCACAAGGAGGAGCGAAAGCACAAGGGAGGTCAGGGTCAGAATGGCACGGTAGTCCAGCAGGAACAGCAGGAGGATGACGTCGTCGTcggtggag gaggaggaggaggaggaggaggaggaacgGTCGGGGATCAACAGCAAAAATGGAACGTACTTCCAGGGGATTCTTACACGGCCATAAAGGAGCAGTGTCTGAAACAGAAGCTTTCGATATCGCTCAAGAGGCTGAACACGAACGCGTACGCGAGGTGCGATTACCCGGTAAGCAACGCGTCCTCCGGGTGCAAGAGTCCGGGCGCCAGTAGCGACGAACTTAGCGAACAGGAACCGGAAGTCGACGCTGGCGAAACGGCCCCGGATTTTCCGCCCCCGGCGCATCCGCTCGTGATGCGACTCGCCGCCACCCCCGTAGCCCACTGCCTGACGGCCACCGGGAGGCGGATGGACGTGGGCGACGTCGTCTGGGGAAAGATTCACGGGTTTCCATGGTGGCCTGGAAAG GTGCTGAGCATCACCGTGTCGTGCAAGGAAGACGGCACCTCGTCCGGACCCCAGGCTCATGTCGCCTGGTACGGATCGTCGACGAGCTCTCTCATGTCTTGCGATCAGCTGAGTCCGTTCCTCGAAACCTTCAAG ACGCGATTCAACAAGAAGAAACGCGGACCCTATAAGGAAGCCATTAGGCAGGCACAGACTGAAGCTAGAAGTCAGGCTACGCCGGATGATGCCGATAGCGTATTGAAGGTCTGCGGATCTCCCCGCGAAGTTAACGTCCTCTCGTGA
- the LOC124221738 gene encoding PWWP domain-containing protein 2A isoform X2, translating into MADSGAPTELGLVKGEKILVSVESMLPDIVVVSFEHGTKLFQGALLDATKRGLPCGVQLPEAVPGGDGDKFASIGARFSYFQEKRAALQVNTPAKIDLRRNINPPARYKNARPTVRLRPRQVLCSKCRSICNENSENVDVSRKRKLAEETTPTRRSDRSRCQPTTAKGQRNLFAENQTENTGPSPAQPSKTPGLQCGTDSGKMNPSLIPKLSRLRPNEINEATQAGGGDKGKQQPQISGGSGSSSSSYWSKDEEDSPGKPEDGRDEAGKRNRSSEFVGNPSTAYSARPRRLSSSSVESAKVPDEEDKKTLAAADSTMRLRTGGGGRVSRKKRSVGSMEDLWDESVFEDPSRTARTTPVIKISFGTQGEGTVMKIPAKIQCSPFDRDGETDTEDTQDAGVELHERDPLELLEQTPIVDLTQLDENEEELRHEAQLQQQLGLGGGKDASAKAAKRALKKAKKEARRKMLGGVSPARSPCNGSPRYNPTSDALSYHRRRHKVKHKKKHKEERKHKGGQGQNGTVVQQEQQEDDVVVGGGGGGGGGGGTVGDQQQKWNVLPGDSYTAIKEQCLKQKLSISLKRLNTNAYARCDYPVSNASSGCKSPGASSDELSEQEPEVDAGETAPDFPPPAHPLVMRLAATPVAHCLTATGRRMDVGDVVWGKIHGFPWWPGKVLSITVSCKEDGTSSGPQAHVAWYGSSTSSLMSCDQLSPFLETFKTRFNKKKRGPYKEAIRQAQTEARSQATPDDADSVLKVCGSPREVNVLS; encoded by the exons ATGGCGGACTCGGGAGCCCCGACCGAGCTGGGTCTCGTTAAAGGTGAAAAAATCCTCGTGAGCGTGGAATCAATGCTGCCAGACATCGTTGTCGTGTCGTTTGAACACGGGACTAAATTGTTTCAAGGGGCGCTGCTCGACGCTACGAAAAG AGGATTGCCATGCGGCGTTCAACTTCCGGAAGCAGTCCCCGGCGGGGATGGAGACAAGTTCGCATCGATCGGAGCAAGGTTCAGTTACTTCCAAGAGAAACGTGCCGCGTTGCAGGTTAACACGCCGGCGAAGATTGACCTTCGTAGGAACATAAATCCACCGGCGCGTTACAAAAATGCCCGGCCGACGGTGCGTCTCAGGCCGCGACAGGTTCTCTGCAGCAAGTGCAGGTCGATATGTAACGAGAACAGCGAAAACGTTGACGTTAGCAGGAAGCGGAAACTCGCGGAGGAAACTACGCCGACGAGACGGAGCGACAGGAGTCGATGTCAGCCGACGACGGCGAAGGGTCAGCGGAATCTCTTCGCCGAGAACCAGACGGAAAACACCGGACCGTCGCCTGCCCAGCCTTCAAAGACACCGGGGCTGCAGTGCGGCACTGATTCCGGTAAGATGAATCCCTCCCTGATACCGAAACTCTCGAGGCTCCGTCCCAACGAGATAAACGAGGCCACTCAGGCCGGCGGCGGCGACAAGGGGAAACAGCAGCCGCAGATTTCCGGTGGCTCGgggtcctcctcgtcctcctacTGGTCCAAGGACGAAGAGGACTCGCCTGGAAAACCGGAGGACGGTAGGGACGAGGCTGGTAAACGGAATCGGTCATCCGAATTCGTCGGGAATCCATCGACCGCGTATTCCGCACGGCCGAGGCGCCTCAGCAGCTCCTCGGTTGAGAGCGCGAAGGTACCTGACGAGGAGGACAAGAAGACCCTGGCCGCCGCCGACTCGACGATGAGGCTGCGAACCGGCGGCGGTGGACGGGTATCGAGGAAGAAGAGGTCCGTCGGTTCGATGGAGGACCTCTGGGACGAGTCGGTGTTCGAGGACCCGAGCAGGACGGCGCGGACGACGCCGGTTATCAAGATATCTTTCGGCACGCAGGGCGAGGGGACGGTGATGAAGATACCCGCGAAGATACAATGCAGCCCCTTCGACAGGGATGGCGAAACCGACACCGAGGACACCCAGGACGCCGGCGTTGAGTTGCACGAGCGCGATCCTCTCGAACTCCTCGAGCAGACTCCGATCGTCGACTTGACGCAGCTCGACGAGAACGAGGAGGAGCTACGCCACGAGGCTCAACTTCAGCAGCAGCTCGGCCTCGGAGGTGGAAAGGACGCCAGTGCAAAGGCGGCCAAGCGGGCGCTCAAGAAGGCCAAGAAGGAGGCCAGGAGGAAGATGCTCGGTGGTGTTTCTCCGGCCAGATCACCCTGCAACGGATCCCCAAG GTACAACCCGACGTCGGATGCGCTCTCGTACCACCGTCGGAGGCACAAGGTAAAGCACAAGAAGAAGCACAAGGAGGAGCGAAAGCACAAGGGAGGTCAGGGTCAGAATGGCACGGTAGTCCAGCAGGAACAGCAGGAGGATGACGTCGTCGTcggtggag gaggaggaggaggaggaggaggaggaacgGTCGGGGATCAACAGCAAAAATGGAACGTACTTCCAGGGGATTCTTACACGGCCATAAAGGAGCAGTGTCTGAAACAGAAGCTTTCGATATCGCTCAAGAGGCTGAACACGAACGCGTACGCGAGGTGCGATTACCCGGTAAGCAACGCGTCCTCCGGGTGCAAGAGTCCGGGCGCCAGTAGCGACGAACTTAGCGAACAGGAACCGGAAGTCGACGCTGGCGAAACGGCCCCGGATTTTCCGCCCCCGGCGCATCCGCTCGTGATGCGACTCGCCGCCACCCCCGTAGCCCACTGCCTGACGGCCACCGGGAGGCGGATGGACGTGGGCGACGTCGTCTGGGGAAAGATTCACGGGTTTCCATGGTGGCCTGGAAAG GTGCTGAGCATCACCGTGTCGTGCAAGGAAGACGGCACCTCGTCCGGACCCCAGGCTCATGTCGCCTGGTACGGATCGTCGACGAGCTCTCTCATGTCTTGCGATCAGCTGAGTCCGTTCCTCGAAACCTTCAAG ACGCGATTCAACAAGAAGAAACGCGGACCCTATAAGGAAGCCATTAGGCAGGCACAGACTGAAGCTAGAAGTCAGGCTACGCCGGATGATGCCGATAGCGTATTGAAGGTCTGCGGATCTCCCCGCGAAGTTAACGTCCTCTCGTGA
- the LOC124221385 gene encoding uncharacterized protein isoform X2, with protein MLRIMPPEDVQKYAHIKRKSVAFLSSLFRTKKFASSGMRIEDEEMERAPRIETQAVISTAYRNDNNVARIPSTLSVAAAADVVVACQPHPSPSHSTLTLTPGRTRNIDQDMEALRLSRQDNPFLQVLASRESLVESIEESESDDAILMSQELGDADPLTLAQVHEHLVRSPPPATWPHNPIFHFPHHNNQITEHGSQVRLQNDQPQDHNRTRHFLVGKGQPKSPSFRGADSVVELSRSEPSTDTRDRHSHPFSLLNPTPIRSLSEVRRLHRSADDNVQLMSSE; from the exons ATGCTCCGTATTATGCCGCCAGAGGATGTCCAAAAATACGCCCACATAAAGCGAAAGAGCGTAGCCTTTCTGTCGAGTTTGTTTAGGACGAAAAAGTTTGCCTCGTCAGGAATGCGAATCGAGGACGAAGAAATGGAGCGCGCTCCGCGGATCGAGACACAAGCCG TGATTTCGACCGCTTATCGAAACGACAACAACGTAGCGCGTATCCCGTCGACGCTGAGCGTCGCTGCTGCCGCTGACGTAGTTGTAGCCTGCCAACCCCACCCCTCACCCTCGCACTCTACGCTGACCTTGACTCCGGGAAGGACCAGAAACATTGACCAAGACATGGAGGCGCTCCGGCTCAGTCGTCAGGATAATCCATTTTTGCAG GTCCTGGCGAGTCGAGAGAGCCTTGTGGAGTCGATCGAGGAGTCAGAATCCGACGACGCGATCCTGATGTCTCAG GAACTCGGAGACGCGGATCCGCTGACCCTCGCCCAAGTCCACGAACACCTTGTGCGAAGTCCACCGCCGGCTACATGGCCACACAACCCGATATTCCATTTCCCTCACCACAACAACCAGATCACCGAACACGGCAGTCAGGTCAGACTGCAGAACGATCAGCCTCAGGATCACAACCGGACGCGACACTTCCTCGTCGGCAAGGGACAACCCAAGAGTCCTAGTTTCCGAGGCGCCGACAGCGTTGTCGAACTCTCCAGGAGCGAACCTTCCACCGATACGAGAG ATCGTCACTCGCATCCGTTTTCCTTGCTGAATCCAACGCCGATACGATCTCTGTCGGAGGTGAGACGCCTGCACAGATCAGCGGACGACAACGTCCAGCTGATGTCCTCGGAGTAG